In Bacteroidales bacterium, one genomic interval encodes:
- a CDS encoding peptidase E, which yields MMKRTILTFLALAMFFVIGIENVKAQQNINKNNETIFIWGGDINLKMVEYIANLTKKESPKICYLPTASADNQDNIKYWERICNTLKLDTIILKVWVSSSKNNQSFEDILLNTDAIVVGGGNTLNMLGIWRAQGIDIILKDALNKGIIVAGGSAGSICWFQNGISDSRPINLSVVDGLGVLPYSNCPHYSQGDRRELYHQMIIERQIPFGYANDELAGILFKNGKAAEFVSQSDNHNSYFVNVEKGKIKSQKLDSKIILRNNALPEGCYSSLTVDKKINDLLYVNDTYSPLNAYMMEIKTTQLNNPGMDELKKNKILDINVPKIFLYNNKIAGVVNDAYLDSFGYGLWYFYNCKGVWTSMGEDIGGATVFESEITFREKAGIIIKRAEEKLNCD from the coding sequence ATGATGAAACGAACAATTCTAACTTTTCTTGCACTTGCAATGTTTTTTGTTATTGGAATAGAAAATGTAAAAGCACAGCAAAATATCAATAAAAACAATGAAACTATTTTTATTTGGGGAGGTGATATCAATTTGAAAATGGTTGAATATATAGCTAATTTGACAAAAAAAGAAAGTCCGAAAATCTGTTACCTCCCGACTGCAAGTGCAGACAACCAGGATAACATTAAATATTGGGAACGCATTTGTAATACATTGAAATTAGATACAATAATCCTCAAAGTTTGGGTGAGTTCTTCAAAAAACAATCAATCCTTCGAAGATATTTTGCTTAATACCGACGCCATTGTGGTTGGCGGGGGCAATACCTTAAACATGCTTGGTATTTGGAGGGCTCAAGGGATAGATATTATCCTGAAAGATGCATTAAATAAAGGAATAATCGTAGCGGGAGGAAGTGCAGGTTCGATCTGTTGGTTTCAAAATGGAATCAGCGATTCCAGACCTATTAACTTAAGTGTCGTTGATGGACTTGGCGTATTACCTTATAGCAATTGCCCCCACTATTCACAAGGAGACAGAAGAGAATTATACCACCAGATGATAATAGAAAGGCAAATACCTTTTGGATATGCAAATGATGAATTAGCAGGCATACTTTTCAAAAATGGAAAAGCTGCAGAATTTGTTAGTCAAAGTGACAATCATAATTCTTATTTTGTTAATGTTGAGAAGGGAAAAATAAAATCTCAAAAACTGGACTCCAAAATTATATTGAGAAATAATGCTCTTCCAGAAGGTTGTTATTCTTCCCTGACGGTAGACAAGAAAATAAATGATTTACTATATGTCAATGACACATACTCTCCATTGAATGCATATATGATGGAAATCAAGACCACCCAACTAAATAATCCGGGCATGGATGAGTTGAAGAAAAACAAGATATTGGACATAAATGTGCCCAAAATATTCCTATATAACAATAAAATAGCCGGAGTTGTAAATGATGCTTACCTTGATTCTTTTGGCTATGGGTTATGGTATTTTTATAACTGTAAAGGCGTTTGGACAAGTATGGGAGAAGATATTGGTGGTGCAACAGTATTTGAAAGTGAAATTACATTCAGAGAAAAGGCAGGGATTATTATTAAACGTGCCGAAGAGAAATTGAATTGTGACTAA
- a CDS encoding glycoside hydrolase family 127 protein — protein sequence MNISFSMNRCFCKRVFTCFFTICFLGTTIPAQVKDQQFPLPPHSMQLSGYLEKDIQNSMDNWNKGVIPYASFVDFFRKGRAQFALGEMWGKAVRSACMFYRYTQDPELKKILDETVRDILSTQQPNGSISCSSVDKQPDGPAGDMWERKYVMLGLEEYYEWVNPDPKVLESLKKQADCIINQVGKAPKTEITDLGWSATNIGYEPCHIESSTLLEPFMRLYKFTGQQQYLDFATYIFGAGGTKHYNVFEMALNNVEPYKMAGHYPKAYEMTSLFEGLVEYYRVTEDPTIKKMLVNYYNNVRTKEITIIGNGGGDQPYHPMVAGEAWDNTAFEQTNPDITRMMETCVGVTWMKFCSQMLRLTGDSSPVDEIEKYIYNGLLGAMKPTGDGFSYVNLFNGKKVNGHGWGWHFDDLHVTCCNLNGPMGLAYIPYVAVTNSVSGPVINLYNAGKISATTPSGRAMQINIETDYPQSGKVMIHVNPGKAEKFAVQLRIPGWSENTKVMVNGKKIAVSSGKYATIDRKWKQGDLIEIEFEMKCRVVDAPRGSNRKGDNFQAIIWGPIVLARDENIDPGYNKPVRIKAGEQNIVKISKVKPTRADARMEFVVPTTEGDIRMVDYASVNGWAGSQVCTWLPLPGQ from the coding sequence ATGAACATTTCTTTTAGTATGAACAGATGTTTTTGTAAAAGAGTTTTTACTTGTTTCTTTACTATCTGTTTTTTAGGAACAACTATACCGGCACAGGTAAAAGACCAACAGTTTCCTTTGCCGCCTCATTCCATGCAATTATCGGGTTATCTTGAAAAAGACATACAAAATTCAATGGATAACTGGAATAAGGGCGTGATCCCTTATGCTTCCTTTGTCGATTTCTTCCGTAAAGGGCGGGCACAATTTGCCCTGGGTGAGATGTGGGGAAAAGCGGTACGCTCCGCATGTATGTTTTACCGTTATACCCAGGATCCGGAGCTGAAGAAAATACTGGATGAAACTGTCCGGGATATATTGTCTACGCAGCAACCCAACGGTAGTATCAGCTGTTCGTCTGTGGACAAACAACCCGACGGGCCGGCCGGTGATATGTGGGAACGTAAATATGTCATGCTGGGATTGGAAGAATATTACGAATGGGTAAATCCTGATCCCAAAGTACTCGAAAGTTTGAAAAAACAAGCCGATTGCATCATTAACCAGGTAGGGAAGGCTCCTAAAACGGAAATTACGGATCTGGGTTGGAGTGCGACGAATATAGGATATGAACCCTGCCATATCGAGTCCAGTACATTGCTGGAACCTTTTATGCGTTTGTACAAATTTACGGGACAACAACAATATCTGGATTTTGCCACCTATATTTTCGGGGCGGGAGGTACCAAACACTATAATGTCTTTGAAATGGCGCTCAATAATGTGGAACCGTATAAGATGGCGGGGCATTATCCGAAAGCTTATGAGATGACCTCATTATTTGAAGGTTTGGTCGAATACTACCGTGTAACGGAAGACCCTACGATAAAAAAAATGTTGGTTAATTATTATAACAATGTCAGGACAAAGGAAATTACTATCATCGGAAATGGCGGTGGTGATCAGCCTTACCATCCCATGGTGGCCGGTGAAGCCTGGGATAATACGGCATTTGAACAAACCAATCCGGATATTACACGAATGATGGAAACCTGTGTCGGAGTCACATGGATGAAGTTTTGCAGCCAGATGTTACGCTTAACCGGGGACTCTTCACCTGTTGACGAAATCGAAAAATACATCTACAACGGATTGCTCGGTGCCATGAAACCTACGGGCGACGGCTTTAGCTATGTCAATCTGTTCAACGGGAAAAAAGTTAACGGCCATGGTTGGGGTTGGCATTTTGATGACCTGCATGTAACCTGCTGTAACCTGAATGGTCCTATGGGCCTGGCGTATATACCATATGTTGCAGTAACTAATTCCGTTTCGGGGCCTGTGATCAACCTGTATAATGCCGGAAAAATATCCGCAACAACACCATCCGGCCGGGCTATGCAAATAAACATTGAAACTGATTATCCGCAATCCGGTAAAGTAATGATTCATGTAAATCCAGGGAAAGCAGAAAAATTTGCCGTTCAATTACGTATTCCGGGCTGGAGTGAAAATACCAAAGTGATGGTTAACGGCAAAAAAATAGCGGTTTCTTCTGGTAAGTACGCTACAATCGACAGGAAGTGGAAACAAGGTGATTTGATCGAGATAGAGTTTGAAATGAAATGTCGTGTTGTGGATGCGCCCAGGGGCAGTAACCGGAAAGGCGATAATTTCCAGGCAATAATCTGGGGGCCGATCGTGTTGGCCCGCGATGAAAATATCGATCCCGGATATAACAAACCTGTTCGGATAAAAGCGGGTGAACAAAACATAGTGAAGATAAGTAAAGTGAAGCCTACCAGGGCTGATGCCCGTATGGAATTTGTGGTTCCTACCACGGAAGGTGATATACGTATGGTTGATTATGCTTCCGTAAACGGGTGGGCGGGATCACAGGTATGTACCTGGTTGCCGCTTCCTGGGCAATAG
- a CDS encoding phosphodiester glycosidase family protein: protein MISIFLKTTGIFVRIFHVLLLRFVLIIICQLTIAGYLSAQIVIDRITYTVDTLLNTHVVAPGIKRTYYDLPEFTAPLGKGLKVNVLEVDVSNPVVSIETCTGKPANWAGLETPVSMMSRKKTEYQNDGRLPVAAINADFYLTSSGGYEYFIEVGRSMGMEISNGMLSQLPVSGREFSIAFDDNSTPYTGNVSYTGEVDINNTPEKYTLSEINYKAAEGKLVFFNTAANKNATPQSHAWSPYKSTMVLLSMHSDRWKVNERIEFKVESITEDTYGLDIPEGKVVLVGNGDAAVFLGKMEINDIIGVKMNIRINNQLLSGNYLNVVGTNQYILQNGTPTNNNWNEYHPRTAIGFSKDAAKVYMVIVDGRAANYSGGVTTRQLADIISSAGAWTAVNLDGGGSTAMVVHDKIANKPSDGSTRAVTNALLAISSLPVDTEIAGIDLFPERVITKTGGSRQLGVITRNVQGEVIDYMTTENITFSIRGNIGSIENGVFQASGERGEGYIFAEYAGEKDSTYVKVRGEVDFSNAGLKNIAVSQGELIPAFDPEIYQYTLALNSFPAKVTVTGEPEDIKAVIAGNITEKLVVSGQKVVLLVQSEDKTQKKSYTITISGTTGNGEMLKNEIKIFPNPVRSGQMLSIHLDELKTDLLIKIYDTSGWLVKTIKSSGQKMEVPVTFSQGTYLVSIFDGGKNILNTKMLVE, encoded by the coding sequence ATGATCTCTATCTTTTTAAAAACAACCGGAATTTTTGTCCGTATATTTCATGTTCTTTTACTACGCTTTGTGTTAATTATCATTTGTCAGTTAACCATTGCCGGTTATTTATCTGCACAAATAGTAATTGATAGGATTACCTATACGGTAGACACACTGTTGAACACCCATGTTGTTGCACCCGGAATCAAAAGGACTTATTACGATCTGCCTGAGTTTACTGCTCCGCTGGGAAAAGGATTGAAAGTAAATGTGCTGGAAGTAGATGTTTCAAATCCTGTTGTGAGCATTGAAACCTGTACAGGTAAACCGGCAAACTGGGCAGGACTGGAAACGCCTGTCTCCATGATGTCCCGTAAAAAGACAGAATATCAAAATGATGGCCGTCTGCCTGTAGCTGCCATCAATGCCGATTTTTACCTGACTTCATCAGGAGGCTATGAGTATTTTATCGAAGTCGGCCGTTCGATGGGTATGGAAATAAGCAACGGTATGTTGTCGCAGCTTCCTGTTTCAGGGAGGGAATTTTCCATTGCTTTTGATGACAATAGTACTCCTTATACAGGTAATGTCAGCTATACAGGAGAGGTGGATATCAACAATACACCGGAAAAATATACTTTGTCGGAGATCAATTATAAGGCTGCAGAAGGGAAACTGGTATTTTTCAACACTGCCGCCAACAAAAATGCAACGCCGCAATCCCATGCATGGTCGCCATATAAAAGTACCATGGTACTCCTTTCCATGCATTCAGACCGCTGGAAAGTAAATGAACGGATAGAGTTCAAGGTGGAGAGCATTACGGAAGATACTTACGGACTGGATATCCCTGAAGGAAAAGTCGTGCTTGTCGGAAACGGGGATGCTGCTGTTTTTTTAGGAAAAATGGAAATCAACGATATTATAGGAGTGAAAATGAATATCAGAATCAATAATCAGTTATTGTCCGGCAATTATTTAAATGTGGTGGGTACCAACCAATATATACTCCAGAACGGAACCCCGACGAACAATAACTGGAATGAATATCATCCACGTACAGCCATTGGTTTTTCAAAAGACGCTGCAAAAGTATACATGGTCATAGTGGATGGGCGGGCGGCAAATTATTCAGGAGGTGTTACTACAAGGCAGTTGGCTGATATTATATCTTCTGCCGGGGCATGGACTGCCGTGAATTTAGATGGTGGAGGTTCAACAGCTATGGTCGTGCATGATAAAATTGCCAACAAACCTTCTGATGGTTCAACCAGGGCTGTTACTAATGCCCTGTTGGCTATTTCTTCTCTTCCGGTCGATACTGAAATAGCAGGAATCGATCTTTTTCCGGAACGGGTGATCACCAAAACAGGCGGATCAAGGCAATTGGGAGTCATTACACGTAATGTGCAGGGTGAGGTGATTGATTATATGACTACTGAAAATATAACTTTCAGCATCCGGGGTAATATAGGCAGCATTGAAAATGGTGTTTTCCAGGCATCAGGCGAGAGGGGAGAAGGTTATATATTTGCCGAATATGCCGGAGAAAAAGATTCCACTTATGTGAAGGTACGGGGTGAAGTTGATTTTTCGAATGCAGGATTAAAGAACATTGCAGTAAGCCAGGGCGAGTTAATCCCTGCTTTCGATCCTGAGATCTACCAGTATACATTGGCTTTGAATTCTTTTCCGGCAAAAGTTACAGTAACCGGTGAACCTGAAGATATTAAGGCAGTTATAGCCGGAAATATTACGGAAAAATTGGTTGTTTCAGGCCAGAAAGTAGTGTTATTGGTACAATCGGAAGATAAAACGCAAAAAAAATCCTACACAATTACCATTTCCGGAACAACAGGAAACGGAGAAATGCTGAAAAATGAAATAAAAATATTCCCCAATCCTGTAAGAAGCGGCCAGATGCTTTCAATTCATTTAGATGAACTGAAAACAGATTTGCTTATAAAAATTTATGATACGTCGGGATGGTTGGTTAAAACCATCAAATCATCCGGACAAAAAATGGAAGTCCCCGTGACCTTTTCTCAGGGAACATATCTTGTCTCTATTTTTGATGGCGGAAAAAATATTTTAAATACTAAAATGTTAGTGGAGTAA
- a CDS encoding RNA polymerase sigma-70 factor gives MSSHKGVDVKKLQSGDKREFELMFKSYYPYLCFYAESIVGEKCAAEEIMSDFFLRLWENHKSIVINKSLQAYLMKGVRNNCLKHLEHMKVHQKHKEHVQYLMENSDLLLPQSGEHPLSLLITRESLEEIEKAIDLLPPQCKEVFTLIRMDNLSYEETSKKLGISINTVRTQIVRAMRKLKESINI, from the coding sequence ATGAGTAGCCATAAAGGTGTTGATGTCAAGAAACTTCAGAGTGGTGACAAAAGGGAATTTGAGCTGATGTTTAAATCTTATTATCCCTATTTATGTTTCTATGCCGAAAGTATTGTTGGAGAAAAATGTGCTGCCGAAGAAATTATGAGCGATTTTTTTTTACGCTTATGGGAAAACCATAAGTCAATAGTTATCAACAAATCTCTTCAGGCATACCTGATGAAAGGTGTTCGTAATAATTGCCTGAAACACCTTGAACACATGAAGGTGCATCAAAAACATAAGGAACATGTTCAATATCTTATGGAAAATAGTGACTTATTGCTGCCGCAATCCGGGGAACATCCTCTTTCATTACTGATTACACGGGAATCACTGGAGGAAATAGAAAAAGCTATTGATTTGCTCCCTCCTCAATGTAAAGAAGTTTTTACCCTGATACGGATGGATAACCTTAGTTATGAAGAAACCTCCAAAAAGTTGGGAATTTCCATCAATACGGTTCGCACCCAAATCGTCAGGGCAATGAGAAAACTAAAAGAATCAATAAATATTTAG
- a CDS encoding FecR family protein has translation MDNNFHIEEIIGRVFSGNITQEELSYLRQWLSESEGNRELYDSYLNCWITAKMPNDKIESQTDSAWLALNGRIVDHTRTSRFSIKYLSRIAAAFLIILCLGTIVGLLVKNNAPDQQLSYTVYHSPGDSILKVSLPDHSQVFLNRGSILRYPSDFNYQNRDVYLEGEGYFEVTGNASLPFTVHTSALQVKVLGTSFNINAYKEESEIITTLVTGKIDLLMDNMRSTVLYPGQQFIFRKDTEETELLTVDAGFYTSWINGYYKFEQVSFEQIAKKFEMMYHVEIIFKDNSLKNIPFTGTFLQDQSIETSLDLLKEIRYFQYAIEGNKIIISK, from the coding sequence ATGGACAATAATTTTCACATAGAAGAGATCATTGGTAGAGTTTTTTCTGGTAATATTACACAGGAAGAATTATCCTATTTGCGTCAATGGCTATCGGAAAGTGAAGGGAACCGGGAACTGTATGATTCATACCTGAATTGCTGGATTACGGCTAAAATGCCTAATGATAAGATTGAATCCCAAACGGATAGTGCCTGGCTCGCTTTGAACGGACGCATTGTCGATCATACAAGAACATCCAGGTTTTCAATTAAATATTTGTCAAGGATTGCTGCTGCCTTTCTTATTATATTATGTCTTGGAACAATTGTTGGCTTACTTGTAAAGAACAATGCTCCGGATCAACAATTGTCTTATACGGTATATCATTCCCCGGGCGATTCCATATTAAAGGTTTCATTGCCGGATCATTCACAGGTTTTTTTAAACAGAGGCAGTATTTTACGTTATCCGTCGGATTTTAATTATCAAAACAGGGATGTTTATCTGGAAGGCGAAGGGTATTTTGAAGTAACAGGGAATGCATCTTTACCATTCACGGTTCACACATCAGCATTGCAGGTGAAAGTATTGGGCACTTCTTTCAATATCAATGCCTATAAAGAAGAATCTGAGATCATTACAACATTAGTAACAGGAAAAATAGATCTTCTGATGGACAATATGCGTTCAACTGTTTTATATCCGGGCCAGCAGTTCATATTCCGGAAAGATACAGAGGAAACGGAATTATTAACCGTAGATGCCGGATTTTATACTTCATGGATCAATGGATATTATAAGTTCGAGCAGGTATCTTTTGAACAGATCGCCAAAAAATTCGAGATGATGTATCATGTAGAGATCATATTTAAAGATAATTCTTTAAAAAATATTCCTTTTACAGGGACTTTTCTCCAGGATCAAAGTATTGAAACATCATTGGACCTGCTCAAAGAAATCAGGTATTTTCAATATGCGATAGAAGGAAATAAAATCATTA